Genomic segment of Ascochyta rabiei chromosome 15, complete sequence:
CTGGGAGGTGACAGAGCAAGGAAATGCGAAATGTGTCGACATCATGGCGTAAGTTTCTTTCTCGTTAGCGCGGAGGGGAGATGAACCGAACGTCTGAAGGACACCGGCTGCACACACTCCTCACAAGTGTGCTTACCTTGCTGACACATTCGGCAGGCTATGGTACACAAATGCCTCGGTCAACATCGTGACAGATATTCTAGTCGCCGCCATTCCTATACCGGGTATATGGGGATTACACATACCTAAACGCCAGAAGATTGCTCTTCTCGGCATTCTCACCATAGGCTGGTTCATTTGCATCGTCTCGGTCCTACGGCTCTGGAACGTGAGCGTGTTGGGTCAACACAGGGACGACATAACCTACTACAGCGCTCCAACGGCATATTGGAGTGCGATTGAAGCCAACCTCGCCATCGTATGCGCATCCCTCCCGGCCCTCAAGCCCTTGGTCGTCAGCATCGTTCCCGTCTTCGGCACTCGAAAGAGTAGTGGGCAAGGCTCAAACGCGGCGAGCGGGAACAACCACAGGCTGCGCAAGCTGATGAGTAGAGATACACTGAAGCACAGCGGCGACAAGGAGCAGTTGACGGGTGTGTCAAGCGCTAGCTGTGGACATTCATTCGCGTCGAGTCCGTCAGAAAGTGGGCAGAGTAGGAAGAACATCTACGTAACCAAACACTTTGAACAGCATGTTGAGGACATCAAAGGACCAGGGAATTGCGATAGCCAGAAGGAGGTAACGGCAGCCGAGATCCTAGCACGTGGAGATGTGTAAAATCACGGCAAGGTACAGACGAGGTACACAATCACCATTGTTCACCCTGAAAGCACTCGCTTGCGTTTTGATGTCGTTCTCGTTCAAAGGTTAAATCCGCTATCCAGAAGGCGTAAATGGGTACGCTAGAGCGACCAATAGGCACTCTCACTGCGATGACGTAACGAGCCAAGTCCTGTTGATCTGTGTAATGCAGTCGACCCGCGTAGATCCGTGCACCTGCCATCTGGCGGATGTTGAGCGGACGATCAAACCAAAGAAGCCGGCCTGTCACTCACTTTCTGTAGTGGAGAGACGCCGAACGGTCCAACCTCATATCAACCTTAACCCAGCCTCAACTTCTCTCCGAACTTCCTCGGACGTCGCGCTTGGCTGTGTCGGTGTGACAGAGCGGTGCTTACTCATGATGCGTTGGATACCGTGGTGTTGCACATGCAGACCTGCATATCGTGTTCACGCCTTGGTCAACGAAAACGATTCGCGCTTGTGCAATGCTGATTATGATGGGTGCTTCTCCATGGTCGGACTGAGCAGCGCTGTACTGCACGTGTGCCGTAGCTACGCAAGCGTACCTCGACAGGACCCTGATGACGAAAATACCTGGGGATCCGAACCGAAGTTCAGGTATATAAGCACATGCATGGCCGTACGCAGATGTTCTAACCGTCCTGCTCAAGATGACTTCATTGCGCCGGGTCTTTGCTACTGCAGCACTCTGCGTGCTTGGTGGACAGACTGTTCTGGCAGCGCCGCTCTCGAGTGCGCACGACCTGGCAGTTGACTTGGGCTATGGCGTCTACCAAGGCGCTCACAACTCCACCACGCAGCTCAATGTCTGGAAAGGGTGCGTAAATCTCAGAGACATACAGAGCAGGGTTCCCCACACCGCGATCTAGTACGCTGACGGTCTGTGTAGTATCCGTTACGCCGCTCCTCCAACAGCAGATCTCCGCTGGCAAGCTCCAGCTGCACCGGCGGTCTCTCAAAACGGCACTGTGAATGCGACTGTTTTCGCGCCGGGATGTCATCAAGCAAAACCATCACCGTTCCTCAGCGCCCCTTCACCTTCCGGCAGTGAGGACTGCCTGTTTCTCAACGTCTATGCACCCGACTATGAGGAGGGAAAGAATCTGCCCGTGCTTGTCTGGTAAGTCTTGCTCTGGTCGTGAAGCGGCGTGCACTGACATAGGCCAGGATCCACGGAGGTGGCTATGGTGCTGGTAACGGGCGGCAGGACATGAGTGAGATTATCAATGCGAACTCGAATAGCTTTGTTGCTGTTTCCATTCAGTACCGGGTAAGACATCAGAAACACAGCTCAAGAAACAAAGTTGACGCTCTACAAGCTTGGAGCGTTTGGATTCCTTTCTTCGGTGGAGGTGGAACAGAACGGTGTCGTCAATGCCGGCATCCTTGACATGGCTTTTGCTTTGCGTTGGGTGCAAGACCACATCGGTCAGTTTGGAGGAGACGCTTCGAGAGTCACCATCTCGGGCGAAAGTGCCGGTGCTGGCGGAGTGATGCTGCTCGGCATCGCGCAGAACGGTACGCTGGGAACGTCTCTCTTCAGTGGTGTATGTGGATTGTTTCGCCATTCTTGCGATCGTTCTAACAGCATACCAGATCGTGGCTGCTTCTCCCTACCTCCCACCGCAGTATAACTTCGATGCTTCGATACCAACGCAGAAGTACCAGAGCTTTGCTTCCCGCGCCGGCTGTGCCAATTCGACAGAGACGCTCGCCTGTCTTCGATCCAAGGACTCCACGACATTGCAAGCGGCCAACTCAGCCGAGAACAGCGCCAACTTCTACGGCAACTGGGCCTTCCTGCCCGTCACGGAGCCAGAAACCGGCTTCATCAGCACGCTCCCCAGCGCGTCTCTAGCCGCCCAACGCGTCAACGGCCAGCACGTCCTCGTCGGCAACAACGCAAACGAAGGCGCGCTCTTCGTGCCGCCCACCATCAACAGCACCGCAGCACTGCAGACCTGGCTCCAAGACGCCTACCCCTCCCTCTCAGCGACGGATCTCGAGCAGATCCTCACCGCCTACCCAGCATCGAATGCGACCAGCACCTCCAAACACGCAACTTCTGGCCTCGGTCCCGCAACCGCCCTCGACGTCAGCCAACTCGCCACCGGCCCCCAGCAACGCGCAAACAACATCTACGGCGAAGCCACTTTTGTCTGCCCATCCTACTTCCTCAGCGACGCCTTCGCGACCCACACCCGCACCGCCCACCACTACCAGTACTCGGTGCCCGGGGCGCTGCACGGCAGCGACGTCCCGGCGTACTTTGGCCCCGCCACGCCGAACCAGCCGCCGTTGTGGACCCAGGTCGTCAGGCACATCTGGGGCGGCTTTGTGCAGCGCGCGGCCCCGGCGAGCGCCGCTGGCCTGGGGAACTTGACGTGGCCCGCGTGGGTCCCCGACGGGGAGAGTCGGATGCTGGATTTGAACACTACGGGGGGCGTGCCGTATGTTGAGCCGTtgatttttggtgtgaatGTCACGCAGTTTAGGGAGCCGGGGGTGGAGAATGTGTTTCGGGTTGTGGACGCGTTGAGTTGGGAGGGCGGGAGGGGGCGGAGGTGTGCGTTTTGGAGGGACATTGCGGGGAGGGTGCCGATGTAAGGGGGGTGGAATCGTAGGGACGTGGGAGGCGAGGATGGATGAGATGAGTGTGAAAGCGTAGGATTGAAGAGGATGTCTAGTCCTTTATGATCAGGATGGTATCAAGATGGACTGACACCGCGCGCAACCATGTCCAGACGATACACTACTGCCTATGTAGCCCCCGAGATGGCCGCAGAAGTATCAGCATCGCCCGTCTTCTCCTTGTTCGCCGGCTCGCCCTTCTCCTCAGGCTTCGTCGCCGACTGCGCGAACGACTGCACAAAGTCGGCAATGATATCGTCGATGTGCTCCGTACCGACCGAGATACGGATGAGGTCCTGTTCACGACATCAGCACAGCGCGAACAACAGCAGAAACAAAGCAAGCGTACCGCAGTAACACCCGAcgcctccttctccttatcGTCCAACTGCTCGTGCGTCGTCGTCCACGGGTGGATAGCCAGTGTCTTGGAGTCACCCACATTCGCAACATTAGAAATCAGCTTGAAGTGATCCACCACCTGGCTCCCCGCGGCCTCCCCCCCTTTGACGCCAAACGACAGCACGCCTCCGAAGCCGCGGGGGAGGTACTTCTTAGCGAGCTCGTGGGACGGGTGGCTCGCAAGGCCCGGGTACGAGACCCAGCTCACGTTATCGTTGGTTTCGAGCCAGTGGGCGAGGCGCAAGGCGTTGGAAGCGTGGCGCTCGCAGCGCAAACTCAGCGTCTCGACGCCGAGGAGCAGTTGCTGCGCCGCAAACGGATTCAGGGCTGCGCCGAGATCGCGCTGGATCTCGACGCGCGCGCGGATGATGAAGGCGATTGCGCCGAACGTGTCCCAGAACCTCAGGCCGTGGTAGCCCTCGGACGGGTCGTTGAACTGCGGGAATCGCGAGGCGTGCTTGCCCCAGTCGAATCGCCCGCTGTCGACGATCACGCCCCCAATCGTCGTTCCGTGGCCGCCGATCCATTTCGTTGCGGAGTGCACCACGATGTCGACGCCGTGGTCGAGGGGGCGCACGAAGAAACCGCCGGCGCCAAAGGTGTTGTCTACGATGACAGGGACGCCAGCTTCGTGTGCGACTTTGACAATGGCCTCGAAGTCGGGGACGTTGTACTTGGGATTACCAATGGACTCGAGGTAGATGGCCTTTGTCTTATCGTCGATGGCAGCCTTGAAGTCCTCGGGCCTGTCGCCGTTGACAAACTTGGTCTGGATGCCCAGGCGCGGGAGGAAGACTTTGAACTGGTTGTACGTGCCACCGTAGAGGTTGGTGGTGGAGATGATGTTGTCGCCTGCGTGGGCTAGCGCGTTGATGGCGATGAACTGGGCCGCCTGGCCAGAGGAAGTAGCGAGCGCTGCCACACCGCCCTCGAGTGCAGCGATCCGCTGCTCGAACGTGGCAACCGTGGGGTTGCCGATTCTGCTGTATATGTTGCCGAACTCCTTGAGGCCGAACAGCCTTGCGGCGTGGGCAGAGTCATTGAACGTGAAAGACTGCTGGAGTTAGTTTGGTCTGGCCCACGCCGGGTCTGAGGCTCAGCAGCATACGGTAGTCGCGTATATTGGCACGGCGCGTGAATTCGTTGCCGAGTCGGGGGTCTGACCTAGAGCCGTTGTTAGCAGCGATGCGCTTCAAGGGCTGGAGAAGCATGCCGGCGTGCAATTGCAGCGTCTCAAAGTTCTTGGAGAGCTCCTCAGCCATGACGAGCGATCAGTACAGCGAAAGGAGCAAACGCGGGGAATAGGTAGAGTGGGAGGAGGTCGAAGGAATTGCACGAGAGCGGTCCTCAGTCACGTAATGCACTGTACGAGTCCCACCAGTTCTGAAGCTCGCTGTCAGACCTCGTGGGATGGCTGCGAGATTTATACAGCTCCACCTCATCCCGCCCACGCGTCGGCCGCAGGGAGCCCACAAGCCCGCCGTGGTGCCTTGGTTCGTTCCTGCTAACCCGATTGTCGCACACCCAGCAAAGGATTGCTGTCAGACTGGCCGTCTGGAGGCACGACTGCAGCGTAGCCGATCGCGTCATCTAGGGAGGGGTAGCTCACCCCGCGCTGTGTAAACAAACGGACTAGGTGACGACCAGGGTCTGGCCGACGCCGGCTCAGATTCCTACACATTGTTAGTGTGTCTATGCAGATATCGGACACGGCCGTCACGAGAAAGATTTGCGTTTCAGCAACACACGAGGACGCTGATGGGAACGAGTCATTTCCGAGAAAGATTTGTATTTCGGCAACACAGAAAAGGACGCTGGTGGGAACGATTCATTTCTTTTGAGCGCGTCTAAAGCTGACATGCCCATGTGTACCGAGGCACAAACGTGCATCATGAGCGACATGGCAGCAGACAAGACCATGTGTACTGAAATACAAACGTGCATCATGAGCGACATGGCAGCAGACAAGACCATGTCCAATCCCTCCATCTCTTTCACCAAGTGTTGCAGACAGCCGCCCCGGTCCTCGCAAAAATCTACCGACATGGGACGGGGACTGATGACAACAATGCAAGCATCATGTGGTAGTGTACGACTTGGCTCGTACGCGGACCTCAATTCACACCACCATCAACAAAAGACAAAGAAGAGCGGTGCATTAGGAAGAGCGGCAGGTGGCCGTTGCAGAGAGCGTGTGTACGTGAGGCAGCATGGTGCAGACATGAGCTCAACCATCATCCAAAAACGGTTGCAGATATATAAAGGGAAATGTCGCGAGGTCGCACATGGGTCGCTCTCGGGTATATCGATGTTGAAGGCAATCAAAGTCAGCTAGCGCCCAACCCCGTTACGCCAAGGTACAGTTGCAGAGCAATGGATCGATCAAAGGCACGTTTGCATGGGAAAAGAGGGTTGGGTCTAGACGTTGACCTCTGGAACGTGACGCTGACGCTGTGTGCCGTCTGCTCGTCGGTAGCTCATGGCCGCTCGGTCCATGGGCTCCTCCATGTCCGGCTCGTCGTAGGTGTAGCCCGGTCCCGACGGCACCGGTCGCGCACCTTGCGTCAGACGCTGCGTCATGTGACTCTGATCGAAGGTGCTGGAGAAGGATCGTTTTTGTCCAGAAGCTGACATGGGCGGAAGACTCGCGGCAGGGTAGCTGTGCAGAGCGTAGTTGGCGTTGGTAGCGTCCGAGTTGGCAGACATGGTAGCAGAAGAGAGGGTGTTCATGGGAGAGTTGTATGAGGGTGAGACGGGGTCCAGCTTTTCTGTGCCAATGGGTGGTTGCAGCGTCTTCAGTGTGGGCAGAGCGTGGCTGTTGTGCGGGTGCATAGTGCTGGGGCCAGATATCGAGGCAGCGCGCGCTGGTGTTTGCATGGGCTGCAAAGGCTGGCTGAGGGACTGCGAGCGTTGTTGGTAGGCGTCTACAGGACTGTAGGGCGACATGAGCGGTTGTTGGCTTGAGGGTGCGTATTGTTGAGTCGGCTGGGGGATCGAAGGCCTCCGGTAGTCGATCGGTTGATGGTGCGCGGCGGGTTGTTCCTGGCGGGGCTCGTAGTGAGATTGCTGCTGGTGGTGGCTTGGGTATCCGTACGACTGGCTCATTGGCATTGGGGCGTGAGTCTGGTAGCTGCTGTAGGCAGGCTGAGACGGAGGCTggtgctgatgctgatgctggtgctggtgctggtgctggtgctggtgctggtgctggggTTGCTGCTGAGGCGGCTGCGAGTACGAGGGCTGAGGCGGCTGCATCATGTGGCTTGCTGGCGGAGGCGCAtactgctgttgctgttgatACGGAGGCTGATACTGGGGCTGGGCTGGTACGTGAGAGTAGCCGTTCGTCTGAGGCGGGGGCATTTGCTGGTAGCTTGTGCTTGGCTGCTGGTAggcctgtgcctgtgcctgcgCCATGTCCTCCATGCTGGGGCGGCGAGGAGGCGCGAGCGAAGCATTGCTGGCATCAGACATGGAGCGAGGACGTTCATCTAGGGGAGCGCCCGGGGCCGGCATGCCGGGCTGTTGGCCATAGGACTCGGGGGTTGAGGTGCGTCGTGCTTGCTGTCCAtagtcgttgtcgtcgtcgtagGTATCCCAGTCCTTGGTGCTCTTGTTCTCACGGCGTCTCATCCTCACGTCACGGCGTATGCGGACACGGCAGCCTTGCTCGGCGACCATACGGCTGAGGGCGGTACTCTCGGACAGGCCTGGGAACTTCTTTGCGGAGAAGACGGCAAAAGGAGCTGACTTGACCTCGCAGCGGTTGGTGACGAAGCGGTTACCGTCGTGGATGACGTTTGGGTCGTCTGGGTCGAGATCCTTGACTTCGCTGAGGTTCTCCAACAGGGCAAAGCTGAGACGATACTTGCCCTCGTGGCGGACGGAGAGGTCGGGGAAGATGAAGTAGCCAGCAGGGGTGGGGCGGTCGAGATAGGCCATGCCGGCGACGGGGGTGCCGGTGAGGACGGGAGAGCTGGAGATGGAGGGAGCGGTGCGGCCGGCAGCGAGGGGGCGGGCATTCTCGAGACTGGCGTGCAGGAAGAAGTTTGCGTTGTAGGCGAAGGTGACGTCCTGGTCGTTTTCGAAAATGTGCAGCTCGACAATGGGTGGGGGGTCAACAGGACGGCGGTCAGCACTCGACTTGGCGCCACTGCCACAGGCACGGGCACGCTCGGGCTGCTGGATGACCTGCAGCTCATAACGGATGCGACGGCCGTCCTTTGTCTGGCGGTGAGAAGTGTTCTTGGTCTCGTTGGAGACGGGAATGACGGAGAGAGACATGTTGCCGGGGGGAGGTGATGGCTGGGGTTGAGTCAGTGACCGCGTGGAGGGGCAGGGGGAGGGGGAGGTGGAGGTGAGGATCAAGGTGAGGATCAAGGTGAAGATCAAGGTGAGGATCAAGGTGAAGATCAAGGTGAAGATCAAGGTGGACGTGTTTCCAGGGTGCTCGACGTCAGGGCCAGGACCACGAGCAAGGTTCGAGGGGCGTGCACTTACGTCGCGGACCTCGGGCCTGGAAAGGTGAGGGAAAACGAGGAACAGGAAGTGTCAGAACCTCGAGGACGGAACTCTGGCGTCTGGAAGGGTCAGGACGATGGTATGCGGCGCCGGCGCCTCGTGAGCGTGCCAGGAACAGCGTCCGCAGCACCGGCTCGCCAGCCCGGGCGGTCGGGCATTCCAGCGTTACGGGAAAGGCACGAAGACAAAGAAAAACACTCACGCTTGGGACGCTTGGGACGCTTGGGACGAAAGGCAAACAAAGAATTGAGTGGCGCGCAGGCCAGGCCGTCTTGGAGTCGGCGACAGCAGGGCGGTGGAGGGGTGCGATAGGCGGTAGTCGATGTGGGCGAGGTGGTGTCGACGAGTGCAGTGCGATAGGCCGTGGGGATGGGCGAAGTGGTGTTGATGAGTGCAGTGCGATAGGCCGTGGGGATGGGCGAAGTGGTGTTGATGAGTGCAGTGCGATAGGCCGTGGGGATGGGCAGAGTGGTGTCGATGAGGGCAGCGGCGAGGCGCTGGACAGGGCGAGGGTGTTCGCTGCGGTCGCTCTCCCGTCGAGGTCGCTGTGTGGTGAGCAAGAGAGGGcaacgaggacgaggacgagcaGTGCAGGCCCAGAGAGGAGGAGCGAGCGCTGAGTGGTGGGCGAGCGACACGTCTGGCGGGCTGGCTACCTAAGAAGCTGGACACGCTAGCCAAGTCTGCGATTCACCGTCTCCAATCTCCATCTTTAGCCGACCCGCTCCTTTGTTCAGGCCTGGTCCGCTTCGGTTCCTCCAGCACCCAAGCGGTTCGCGGGTTCGCTAGCGCACTGGGCCAATGACGCATGAAGCCTGAAGCCTGAAGCCTGGGGCCTGGAGCCTGGAGCCTGGAGCCCGAAGCCTCAGCACGGCAAGGCCTGCGACGTGCATGGGCGGTCCGAGAAGGATTGACCTATTGACCTGTGGACCTATTGACCTGTGAACCTGTGAACCTGTTGACCTGTGAACCTGTTGACCTGTTGACCTGTGAACCTGTTGACCTGTTGACCTGTTGACCTATTGACCTGTTGACCTATTGACCTGTTGGTATCGCCATGGCCATGGATGCACCGGACGCCGCATCTCATCTCACGGCGCCTCACGTTGCTACCTGTCACTGGTCGCACCACCGCTGGGCCGGGCGGCAGGCGGCGGGCTCACTGCGGGACGCCAACCTGACCAAAGCTCCGGCACCCTCCAGCGCTCCATTCCTCGACTGTGCACTGTGCACTGTGCACTGTGCACGGCGCACGGTGCACGCTTCACTCTGCCCAGACCAGGCCTTGCTCCCTGCGCGCCCTGCTCCTTGCCGTAACCCACCGCGCCAAAACTCCTGTGATTCTCGTCAGCCTACACTGCTTGCTCGCTGCTCATCGCTCTGTCGTCTGCATCACAGCGTGCCATGGGGCGCATGCACGCCTCACACCGTTTGTGTTTCTGCCTCTTGCAACCCAGCGCACAAAGCTGCTGTTGTGCGACCAGCGCGCGCAGGCAGCCCACCCACGGCAGCCAACATGGCCTGATGTCGGCACCAAAAGGCACCTTACCAGCTGCTGGTCCTCGGGGCGGACAAACGCCGCGGTCCGTGGCTCCCCATTCCCTGCCGCCCTTGACCTGGAAGCGCAAGTGCTCCACTCCATGTGCCACACCCCCGCCTGATTGGCCCATCTCGCCGCCGGATGCACCCTCCCCACTCCGCACCAAGCGGACGGTGCGCGCAATTTCCCGCCCGTCGCGATTCGTGTGCCCATCAGCCCACCGCCCAGCACGACTCGTCTTGTGAACAAGGGCCGACTGCTGCACTCACTACCAAGTCATTCTTTGGCTCTTTTCGAAAAGAGTCTGCACCCTGTGCACGTGAGCTGCAGAGCTTCGTTGGGTAGCTTACCAAGGAAAACTGGATCAAGCGCGTATTTCTACTCCGTTCAACCCCCCTGGTAGCTTACCAAGGAAAAGTGGATCAAGTCCTTCCCTGACCGTTGCCCGCTCCGCTGTCCGCTCCGCTGTCAGCCTGGCATACACAGCCGACACCGAATAGACTCAATAAATCTACGGGTCCGAGGGCACGGCGCTGGGCTCGAGGAGTACTGCTGGCTGGAACCGTTTCCATGTAGACGTGACAATCATCGCTCCCCACCCAGACCACGCCTCAGGACGACCCAATCTCCAGGCTCGCTGACATGGCTGACGgccacaccaccaccatctcCGAGACGCTGCACTGTCGCCCGAGCGAAACAAACCCCAGAGCCTATGGTCTTGTAGCTGAAATTCCCTCATCATCCTCATCACCATCCTCATCACCATCCTCATCACCATCCTCATCACCATCCTCATCACCATCCTCATCACCATCCTCATCACCATCCTCATCACCATCCTCATCACCATCCTCATCACCATCCTCCTCATCATCCTCATCACCATCCTCATCACCATCCTCACCATACCATCGACGCAGCCCAAACATTGACCACCCCAACATGCGCACACCGGCCTTCCCTCTCCAGCCCCAGCCCGCCACCCATGGAGTACCCATCACGCACAGCGTAGCATCATCGACGCCTGCAACCCTCTCCTCGCGCCACGCCGCAGGCACTGGTTCGCGCCAGCCACAGTGACGTTGCCTTGACGAGTCGAGACCGACCTGCACCCCGATCCCAACTTCAACCCCAAACCTAACGCCCGTTCCGGGCTCACGGCAGCGCACGTGCAAGGCTCGATTAGCCTATAGCAACAACCTAGGCTGAGTCATGTAAACAAGTCATTTCCTTGGTACTTGTTTAATTACCTTGAATAAGTAATTACTTCATCTCCATCAGCCCATGGCTACAACCTGAGCTCGTTTATGCACACAGCCAATTGATCGAGTCCATCTTCGTTTGTAGAACGTGAAGCACACTCAACAACCACTTGCCAATAGCACCCTCGTTTCCCACCCCTTGCTCTCATCTCCCGTCTTGACGACAACCCACGAGTCTGGCTCCAGGTCTGAGGGCGAGAGCGCGATGCCGCCATCAGACGAGTCGGTGTCGTATGCCTCGTCCACCAAcactccaccaccacccgtCTGCTTCTTTTCCTTCTTGCCGCCTGCTGATTGGCTACGGATACCTGCGCTTGTGCTACCGCTCACTCTTTCCTGCACCACCCTCTCTTTCTTCCCCTTCTTGTCCTTGTGTGTTTCCCTCAATTCTGGGCGGAACCTCTCTCTCTTCAGGCGCTCGACCTCTTCGCGTGCTTTCACAGCCATCTTCTTGTCGTCCTGCGCGATGTGGGCTGCGAACTTGTCCCAGAGACCCGTCGCGCGAGACGGTGTGGGTGTTGGTCCGGCCGCTGGTTTCGGCTGTATGTCGCTGCCATCTTGTGGGGAGCTGGACTCGCCTCTGGTCCGCTTCCAAGGCGGAGAGGGTGGCATGGATTCGGTTGTGGTACGGCGATGAATGCGACGTCTGCTTGGCCTGCTTCTGCGTCAGTTTACTGGTAGAAGTCTCCTCTGAAGCTCATACGTACAGTGCTTTTCTAGGAAACCTGGCCAACTCTTCTCTCGAGCCGTGATATACGCAGCCACTAAGTTTGCTTTCAAGCAGAGCTTGTTCTTCAAAAGCACAGTCCTTCTTTGAGCTCGTTTGCGTCGCTTCCTTGTAAACACCCTGATCACAAGCTGTGTCAAACGCCTTCTGCTTGTCTGCTGGCAATGTAATGCCCTCGACTAACTCTTTCAAATCGGTCACGGGTACATGTTGCTTGTGTGCATCTCGCACGTCTTTGGCTGAGCGTTGTGGAGGGCACCTTGGTACATGAGCGCTGCGCAGTCCATGAATTCCAGCGGCGGCTCTCGAGCGCACTGTTTGTGCGTTAGTCTGTAGGATACCACCAGGTTCGACGCTATGTTCGAAGAGTTGCATAGGCTTATGGAAGACCGGCCGCGCGAAGGTTGGTTCAGTAGTCGGTCTCAAGGTACGGTCAGCCCGAACATGATGGAACGCTGGTTGCCATGGCCGCTCTGATGTCTGAATTCCGCTTTCTCGAGGAGACTGATCCTGCTTAGTATGGTCGTGGGCGTGAGAAATATACTTTTCCGCAGTTCGTGGCGAGTTCTGTGAAGGACTAGCAGTATTGGAGCCAAAGCGAACATCTCCAAGCTCCTCTCCGTCATCGAAACGGGCTTGGGAGAATGAAAGTGAATTGACTTTCTTTGACCGACGTTCCCCAATACCCTTGCTTGTGTACTTATAGTCACCGCCAGCAGGACGAGTGCGTGCCGCACGGAGCGGCTGGGCTTTTGGTGGAGAGACTGCAAATCCGAAACCATACTGTTCATCCCATTGCAGATACTCATCCTCTCTTCGACCTCGGTACGATTGAAATCGTGAGGTACTGGACTCTGGC
This window contains:
- a CDS encoding Adenosylmethionine cyclotransferase, which encodes MAEELSKNFETLQLHAGQTPDSATNSRAVPIYATTSFTFNDSAHAARLFGLKEFGNIYSRIGNPTVATFEQRIAALEGGVAALATSSGQAAQFIAINALAHAGDNIISTTNLYGGTYNQFKVFLPRLGIQTKFVNGDRPEDFKAAIDDKTKAIYLESIGNPKYNVPDFEAIVKVAHEAGVPVIVDNTFGAGGFFVRPLDHGVDIVVHSATKWIGGHGTTIGGVIVDSGRFDWGKHASRFPQFNDPSEGYHGLRFWDTFGAIAFIIRARVEIQRDLGAALNPFAAQQLLLGVETLSLRCERHASNALRLAHWLETNDNVSWVSYPGLASHPSHELAKKYLPRGFGGVLSFGVKGGEAAGSQVVDHFKLISNVANVGDSKTLAIHPWTTTHEQLDDKEKEASGVTADLIRISVGTEHIDDIIADFVQSFAQSATKPEEKGEPANKEKTGDADTSAAISGAT
- a CDS encoding velum formation- protein, which produces MSLSVIPVSNETKNTSHRQTKDGRRIRYELQVIQQPERARACGSGAKSSADRRPVDPPPIVELHIFENDQDVTFAYNANFFLHASLENARPLAAGRTAPSISSSPVLTGTPVAGMAYLDRPTPAGYFIFPDLSVRHEGKYRLSFALLENLSEVKDLDPDDPNVIHDGNRFVTNRCEVKSAPFAVFSAKKFPGLSESTALSRMVAEQGCRVRIRRDVRMRRRENKSTKDWDTYDDDNDYGQQARRTSTPESYGQQPGMPAPGAPLDERPRSMSDASNASLAPPRRPSMEDMAQAQAQAYQQPSTSYQQMPPPQTNGYSHVPAQPQYQPPYQQQQQYAPPPASHMMQPPQPSYSQPPQQQPQHQHQHQHQHQHQHQHQHQPPSQPAYSSYQTHAPMPMSQSYGYPSHHQQQSHYEPRQEQPAAHHQPIDYRRPSIPQPTQQYAPSSQQPLMSPYSPVDAYQQRSQSLSQPLQPMQTPARAASISGPSTMHPHNSHALPTLKTLQPPIGTEKLDPVSPSYNSPMNTLSSATMSANSDATNANYALHSYPAASLPPMSASGQKRSFSSTFDQSHMTQRLTQGARPVPSGPGYTYDEPDMEEPMDRAAMSYRRADGTQRQRHVPEVNV